Part of the Desulfovibrio porci genome is shown below.
TACGGTACAAAGAGCGTGGCGATGCAGGTGGCCGCCAGCATGCCGCCGATGACCGCCGTGCCGATGGCGTGACGGCTGTTGGCGCCCGCGCCGGAGCTGATGGCCAGAGGCACGCAGCCCAGAATGAAGGCCAGGGAGGTCATCACGATGGGCCGGAAGCGCAGGCGCGAGGCGTGCATGGCGGCCACGTCCAGACTGCGGCCGTCGCGCCAGGACTCCACGGCGAATTCCACGATCAGAATGGCGTTTTTGGCGGCCAGGCCCACCAGAGTGACCAGGGCCACCTGGAAGTACACGTCGTTGGAGAGATCCCGGAACCAGGTGGCCGCCAGCGCGCCGAACACGCCGAAAGGCACGGCGGTGAGCACGGCCAGGGGCAGGGACCAGGACTCGTACTGGGCGGCCAGGATCAGGAAGACCATGACCAGAGCCAGCACGAAGATGAGCGTGGTGTCCGCGCTGGCCAGCTTTTCCTGCAGGGCCGACCCCACCCAGCCCAGACTGAAGTCGTTGGGCAGCACCGCGTTGGCGGCCTGCTCCATGGCGTCCAGGGCCTGGCCCGAGGAATAGCCGCTGGCCGGGTTGCCCAGGATGTGCGCCGCCGGGAACACGTTGTAGCGCTCCATGACCTGGGGCGCGGTGCGCCGCTCCAGGGTCATGACGGCGGTGAGCGGGATCATCTCGCCCTTGTTGTTGCGCACAAAGACGTCGTTGAGCGATTCCGGCAGCATGCGGTAGGCGGCCTCGGACTGCATGCGCACCTGGAAGGTGCGGCCCATGTAGTTGAAGTCGTTCACGTAGGTCGTGCCGAAAGTGGCCCCCATGGCCGAGAACACGTCGCTGACGCTCACGCCCATGTCCTTGCAGCGTTCGCGGTCCAGATTGGCGTAGAGCTGGGGCGCGCCGGTGGAGAAGAGGTTCTGCACATTGCCGATGGCCGGATACTTGGGCGTGCCGTCGGCGTTTTTGGACATGGCCTCGGCCACCATTTTGTTGGCGTTGGCTTCCAGATCATAAATGGTGCCGTCGCCGCGCATCTGGATGTAGCCTTCAAAACCGCCGGTGGTGCTCATGCCGCTGATGGGCGGCGGCGTAAAGCCCAGCACCACGGCTTCGGGCTGCATCATGGTCACGGCCATGACCTTCTTGGTCAGGGCCTCGGCGGATTCATCCTCGCCTTTGCGCTCGCTCCAGGGCTTGAGCGTGGCGAAAAAGGTGCCGTAATTGCTTTTCACCGATATGGAGGTGATGTCGAGACCGTTAATGGTGGCGACGTGGGAGGCCGAAGGCTGCTTGAGCACAAAGTCGCTCAGCACTTCCGTAACCGCCGTGGTCCGATGCTGGGAAGCGCCGTCGGCCAGGATGGCCATGCCCAGGATATAGCCCTGGTCCTCATTGGGCACCAGGCCGCCGGGCACCACCTTGAGCAGCCAGACGATGGCCACCACCATCAGGGCGAACAACGTCATGGCGCGCAGGCTCGAATCCTTGATGAAGCGCACGGTGCGCAGGTAGCGGTGGGTCACCCGCCCGAAGGCGTAGTTGAACCAGACAAAGGCGCGCGGCGGCGTATAATCATGGGCATGAGGCTTGAGCAACAGGGCGCAGAGCGACGGGGTGAGCGTCAGGGCCACAATGCCCGAAAGCACCACGGACACCGAGATGGTGATGGCGAACTGCTTGTACATCTGGCCCGCCAGACCGCCCATGAACGACACGGGGATGAACACCGCGCAGAGCACCAGCACGATGGCGATAACCGGGGCCGTGACCTCGTTCATGGCCTTGGCCGTGGCCTCCTTGGGCGGCAGGTGCTCGGAACTCATGATGCGCTCGACGTTTTCCAGCACCACGATGGCGTCGTCCACCACGATGCCGATGGCCAGCACCATGCCGAAGAGCGTCAGGGTGTTGATGGAGTAGCCCAGGGCGTACATGCCCGCGAAGGTGCCGATGATGGACACCGGCACGGCGATGCAGGGAATCAGGGTGGCCCGCCAGTTCTGGAGGAAGACGTAAACCACGATGAACACCAGGATCATGGCTTCCACCAGAGTGCTGATCACCTCTTTGATGGATTCCATAACAAAGTCGTTGGTATCCACCACGATCCTGTAGGACAGCCCGTCGGGCAGGGTTTTGGCGATCTCCTTCAGGCGGGCGGTAACCCGCTCGCCCGTGGATATGGCATTGGCGCCGGGCAGCAGATAGACCGCGCCCATACGCGCGGGCACGCCGTTGAAGCGGGAACTCACGCTATAGTCCTGGCCGCCCAACTCGATGCGGGCCACATCCTTGAGGCGCAGCATGGCGCTGTCCTCGCCGGTGCGGATGATGATCTCGCCGAACTGGTCGGGCGTGATCAGACGTCCTTCGGTATCAATCTGCCAGGTGAGCTGGGTGGAGGCCGGTGAGGGCATGTCGCCCAGTCGGCCGGGCGCGAACTGCGAGTTCTGATCCTGGATGGCCTGGGCCACCTCGCCCACGCTCAGGCCGTATTTGGCCAGCTTGTCCGGCTGAAGCCAGATGCGCATGGCGTAGCTCATGGAACCGAAGATCGAGCAGTCGCCCACGCCGGGCACGCGCTTGAGCTCGTCCACCACGTTGATCTGCATCCAGTTGTGGATGTAGACCTCGTCGTAGCGGCCGTCAGGCGAGTAATAGGAAAAGGCCTGCAACATGGCCGGGGATCTTTTGACCACGGTCACGCCCTGACGGCGCACCTCTTCGGGCAGCAGGGTCTGGGCCAGGTTAACCTTGTTGTTGACGTTGACCAGCGCCATGTCCGGGTTGGTGCCCAGAGCGAAGTAGACGCTGATGCTGCCCGAACCGGAACCGGAAGCGGCCGTGGACGTCATGTAGAGCATGTTTTCCACGCCGTTGATGTTCACTTCCAGCGGGGCCAGCACCGTGCCCGCGATGGTTTCAGCGGAGGCGCCGGGATAGGACACGCTGACCTGCACCGTGGGCGGCACGAGGTCCGGATATTGGGCAATAGGCAGCGCCTTCATGGCCAGCGCGCCCACCAGGGTGATCACGATGGAAATGACGGCCGAAAGGACCGGCCGGCGCAAAAAGAGATTCGGCTTAGCGGAAGCGGCCATATGTACCTACTTTTGAGCGGCGGGAGCCTGAGCCTGCTGCTGTTGGGCGGCAGGCTCCTGCACGCGCACCTGGGTTCCGGGCCGGGCCTTGACCAGGCCCTCGCTGATGATCCTTTCGCCGCCCTTGAGGCCGGAGTCCACCAAATAGCGGTCGCCCACGGCCACGCTGAGGGTGACGGGGATGGCGTATACTTTGTTGTCCTTGTCCAGACCCATGACCAGCGAACCTTTCTGGGTCAGCACCACGCACTTCTGCGGGATGAGCACGGCGTTCTTGAGCACGTCGCCTTCCATGTACAGGCGCACATACTGGCCGGGCATGATGTGGCCGTCGGCATTGGCGAAGACCGCGCGGGCCTTGATGACGCCCGTGCTGGGCTGCACCTGGCTGTCGATGAAGGTGACTTCGCCCTCGCCCTTGTACAGGGTGCCGTCCAGCAGGCGCAGCCGCGCCTTGTAGCGCCCGTTTTCGGGGAACCGCAGCCGCCCGGCGGCGGCCAGCTGCTGGCGGCGCATGCGTTCGGGCGCGGCAATGGAAAAGTCGATATACATGGGATCGGTCTGGTTCACATAGGTGAGCAGAGAGTTGTTGCCCACCAGATTGCCGGGGGTGAAGTTTTCCTTGCTGCTGTAACCGGAAACCGGGGCCGTCACCTGGCAATAGTCCAGATTGATCTTGGCCTGGCGCAGTTCAGCCTTGGCGCTTTCGTAGGCGGCGCGGGCGGAATCGCGTTCTTTTTGGGAAACGGCGTTCTTTTCGTAAAGCGGGCGGATGCGCTTCCATTCGCGCTCGGCATTGTTGAACTGCGCCTCGGCCTGCTGGACCTTGGCTTCGTACTGGTCGCGCTCCAGCTGGAACATGAGCTGGCCCTGCTTCACGAAATCGCCTTCCTCATAGAGGCGTTTTTCAATAATGGCCTCCACCCGGGCGCGCACTTCCACGGCGCGCGAACCCGAAGCCTGGGCCTGGTATTCGGCGGGCCAGGGCACGTCGGCCACGGTCACGTCAAAGACGGCCACCGGGGGCAACATGGCCTGCTGGGCCTTTTTATCCTCGCCGCAACCGGCAAGGGCCAGGCAAAGGCCCAGGACAAGGGAAAGAAAAATCAGCGGTCTCATGGTCATGCACTACTCCGTTGCGAGCGGCGCCTTGGCGCGCGCTGAAAAAGCCTTTTCGGCTCGGGGGCCCCGCGTTGAAGGCGCGCGTCCGCCCCGCGCGGACGTTCATCAATGTCGATGCCGTTAACGCGGCGTTGCCGCGCGGCGGCTCCGTCCCGCGGTTTTGAGCTTGAAATGTGCCGCGGCGCGTCCGAAACTCAACCGGCCGACCTGCGGCCGGCACGGCTTCATCGCAATACGGACATGTCGGCGAACGAACTGCGCCCGAACGGGATCCGGGCGCGGATTCCGTAAACGGGGGCTCAAACAGCCTTCTAAAAAGCATATTCCAGGGGAAAAAGCAAGAAACGGGCCAAGAGACAGCGGAAAAGTTATAACGGCAAATT
Proteins encoded:
- a CDS encoding efflux RND transporter permease subunit, with amino-acid sequence MAASAKPNLFLRRPVLSAVISIVITLVGALAMKALPIAQYPDLVPPTVQVSVSYPGASAETIAGTVLAPLEVNINGVENMLYMTSTAASGSGSGSISVYFALGTNPDMALVNVNNKVNLAQTLLPEEVRRQGVTVVKRSPAMLQAFSYYSPDGRYDEVYIHNWMQINVVDELKRVPGVGDCSIFGSMSYAMRIWLQPDKLAKYGLSVGEVAQAIQDQNSQFAPGRLGDMPSPASTQLTWQIDTEGRLITPDQFGEIIIRTGEDSAMLRLKDVARIELGGQDYSVSSRFNGVPARMGAVYLLPGANAISTGERVTARLKEIAKTLPDGLSYRIVVDTNDFVMESIKEVISTLVEAMILVFIVVYVFLQNWRATLIPCIAVPVSIIGTFAGMYALGYSINTLTLFGMVLAIGIVVDDAIVVLENVERIMSSEHLPPKEATAKAMNEVTAPVIAIVLVLCAVFIPVSFMGGLAGQMYKQFAITISVSVVLSGIVALTLTPSLCALLLKPHAHDYTPPRAFVWFNYAFGRVTHRYLRTVRFIKDSSLRAMTLFALMVVAIVWLLKVVPGGLVPNEDQGYILGMAILADGASQHRTTAVTEVLSDFVLKQPSASHVATINGLDITSISVKSNYGTFFATLKPWSERKGEDESAEALTKKVMAVTMMQPEAVVLGFTPPPISGMSTTGGFEGYIQMRGDGTIYDLEANANKMVAEAMSKNADGTPKYPAIGNVQNLFSTGAPQLYANLDRERCKDMGVSVSDVFSAMGATFGTTYVNDFNYMGRTFQVRMQSEAAYRMLPESLNDVFVRNNKGEMIPLTAVMTLERRTAPQVMERYNVFPAAHILGNPASGYSSGQALDAMEQAANAVLPNDFSLGWVGSALQEKLASADTTLIFVLALVMVFLILAAQYESWSLPLAVLTAVPFGVFGALAATWFRDLSNDVYFQVALVTLVGLAAKNAILIVEFAVESWRDGRSLDVAAMHASRLRFRPIVMTSLAFILGCVPLAISSGAGANSRHAIGTAVIGGMLAATCIATLFVPYFFKTIMQLSLKLQGKKDPNEGKSRYDDDPEDI
- a CDS encoding efflux RND transporter periplasmic adaptor subunit; this translates as MTMRPLIFLSLVLGLCLALAGCGEDKKAQQAMLPPVAVFDVTVADVPWPAEYQAQASGSRAVEVRARVEAIIEKRLYEEGDFVKQGQLMFQLERDQYEAKVQQAEAQFNNAEREWKRIRPLYEKNAVSQKERDSARAAYESAKAELRQAKINLDYCQVTAPVSGYSSKENFTPGNLVGNNSLLTYVNQTDPMYIDFSIAAPERMRRQQLAAAGRLRFPENGRYKARLRLLDGTLYKGEGEVTFIDSQVQPSTGVIKARAVFANADGHIMPGQYVRLYMEGDVLKNAVLIPQKCVVLTQKGSLVMGLDKDNKVYAIPVTLSVAVGDRYLVDSGLKGGERIISEGLVKARPGTQVRVQEPAAQQQQAQAPAAQK